From the Archangium lipolyticum genome, the window GGGCCTCCTCGGGCTTGGGCTCCCAGGTCATGCTGGTGATGAACTCCTGCGGGCGCAGGTTGGGCGTGGGATTGCGGTGGCAATCCAGGCACCACTGCATGGTCAGCGGCGCGTACTGCTCGATGGCGGCCATCTGATCCACGCGCCCGTGGCAGGTCACGCAGCCCACGCCCTTGGCGACGTGGATGGCGTGGTTGAAGTAGACGAAGTCCGGCAGGTTGTGGACGCGGACCCACGGAATCGGCTGATCCGTGAAGTACGCCTGCCGTACCAGGGTCAGGTACGGGCTCTTGTTCCACACCTGCGCGTGGCAGGACATGCAGACGGTGGTGGAGGGGATACCCGCCGACGGCGACTTCTCCACGGAGAAGTGGCAGTAGCGACAGTCGATCTGCTCGTCACCGGCGTGGTGCCGGTGATCGAATTCGATCGGCTGCTCGATCGGGCGGTTCTGATTGGTGACGAACGGAGAACGCACGTACGCCATCAGACCGCCAAGGGCGATCGCGGGGATTGCAAGAAGCGCCGCGGCGGAAGCCCGCGACACCGTGTTCGTCCAGCGTGGGAAGAGAGGACCGCTCATACCAGGACCGGGGGCTAGTCAGTGGGCTCCGACAGACGCGACCGGGAGGACGGTGCGGCTGGCGCGGAGACGGCACAGGGAGACTGGAACAAGAAGATCATGCACGGCGTTGCTGTGGCTGCGACGGCCCC encodes:
- a CDS encoding cytochrome c3 family protein, translated to MSGPLFPRWTNTVSRASAAALLAIPAIALGGLMAYVRSPFVTNQNRPIEQPIEFDHRHHAGDEQIDCRYCHFSVEKSPSAGIPSTTVCMSCHAQVWNKSPYLTLVRQAYFTDQPIPWVRVHNLPDFVYFNHAIHVAKGVGCVTCHGRVDQMAAIEQYAPLTMQWCLDCHRNPTPNLRPQEFITSMTWEPKPEEAQALGEKLFKDYDVHARTSCSTCHR